A stretch of Nonomuraea africana DNA encodes these proteins:
- a CDS encoding recombinase family protein, with amino-acid sequence MSCPVIKQSTDRQHLVLNEAGIKDPVTFEEAGTSSRLHPLQRPKFGELLTYARPGDTVHISEMFRLVRGTQHILDVPDVLHQGRLALRIHDGAFSAMDLTARHPRTGELLSTVKFMVQTLAAAGELQRDLQRELTYDGLRAAEPLDATSAIPAQRKARREYANRINALAATTGP; translated from the coding sequence TTGTCTTGCCCTGTCATCAAACAGTCGACCGACCGTCAGCACCTCGTTCTTAACGAGGCCGGGATCAAGGACCCGGTGACGTTCGAGGAGGCCGGCACTTCCAGCCGCCTCCACCCGCTCCAGCGCCCGAAGTTCGGCGAGCTGCTCACGTACGCGCGGCCGGGCGACACCGTGCACATCTCCGAGATGTTCCGCCTTGTGCGAGGCACGCAGCACATCCTTGACGTGCCGGACGTCCTGCACCAGGGCCGCCTTGCCCTGCGCATCCACGACGGCGCGTTCTCCGCGATGGACCTCACCGCACGCCACCCGCGCACCGGAGAGCTGCTGTCCACCGTGAAGTTCATGGTGCAGACCCTCGCGGCCGCCGGGGAACTCCAGCGTGACCTGCAGCGGGAGCTGACCTACGACGGGCTGCGGGCCGCCGAGCCGCTCGACGCCACCTCGGCGATCCCGGCACAGCGCAAAGCCCGCCGCGAATACGCGAACCGCATCAACGCCCTTGCGGCCACCACCGGACCATGA